ATATATTTATTGTCATAGGTGATATAAGGATGATCGAGGTCAACGAAATATCCCATTTTCTCCGTAAGTTCACGCCATTCAGCAGTGAACATCATCACGTTTTCACGACATTTCTTATTATAGTCTTCCGTTGAGATATACTTCTGCGAAGCCTTATTGTCAATATCTTTCTTCGTAATACCGAGTTCTTTCTCTACGCCCAACTCAACAGGAAGTCCATGGGTATCCCAGCCCGCCTTACGGTGAACCTGATAACCTTTCATTGTCTTATAACGGTTGAATGTATCCTTGATAGCGCGGGCCAGCACATGATGAATACCCGGATGACCATTAGCCGAAGGAGGACCCTCGAAGAAAATAAACTGTGGACAACCTTCGCGCTCAGCGATTGACTTGTGGAAAATATCGTTCTTCTCCCACTCGGCCAACACCTCTTGATTTGTCTTGACCAGATTAAGACCGTCATGTTCGGCAAATTTCTTAGCCATATCCTATAAAAATCTATATATTTTGTTACGTAACTTTTTAATGCCCGCAAAGATAATAAAAATTATTAGCAATCCCAAAAAGAGCCCACTCTTTTTAATAATATGAAAGCAGAGCCTTAAAATTACATAACATATATTTTGCTAATCCCTAAAAACTCACTACATTTGCAAGTGAATTTACACTATTAATTATGAACTGGTTAATCAATCTTTTTACCACTACCGACTCTGTGGCCCATATAGCCATGCTCTATGCAATCGTGATTTCCGTAGGCGTACTGTTAGGCAAAGTGAAAGTAGGAGGTATCTCTCTCGGCGTGACCTTTGTGCTCTTTGCAGGCATTGTTGCAGGACATATCGGCTTTACAGCCCCCACAAACATTCTTAGTTTCATCCAGGATTTCGGCCTGATTCTTTTCGTGTTCTGCATTGGTCTTCAGGTAGGCCCAGGCTTTTTCGAAAGTTTCAGAAAAGGAGGTGTCACACTCAACCTGCTTGCCACCGCAATGATATTGCTCAACATCGGAGTAATGTTTGTCTGCTATTGGGTTTTCTTTGATACCCATAATGTTGACAATCTCCCGATGATGGTCGGCACACTCTATGGTGCCGTAACCAACACCCCGGGACTTGGTGCCGCCAATGAAGCCTTGACCAGTGTCTTCCCCCAAGGACACATGCCACAGATAGCCTCGGGATATGCCTGCGCCTATCCACTCGGCGTACTGGGAATTATCGGAGCAACAATTGCCATACGCTATATCACACGCGTGAGATTGGAAAAAGAAGAGCAGAACCTTGCTGAACAGGAAGACGAGAATCCACATGCAAAACCTCATCAGATGCACCTGAAAGTGAGCAATGCCTACATTGCAGGTCGCTCACTGCTTGAGATTTCTCAGTTCCTCAACCGTGATGTCATCTGCTCACGCCTGCTTCATGATGGCGAAGTAACTATTCCTAACCGCGATACGATATTCAGTCTTGGAGATGAACTTCTAGTTGTATGTACAGAGGGAGATGCCGAAGCTATCAAAGCTTTCATCGGCCCAGAGATTGACACTCCCTGGCACACCGAAGCTGAAACACAGCCACTCATCAGTCGACGGATTGTTGTCACCAATCCAGCCATGAATGGCAAAACATTGGGAAAGATGCACTTCTCAAGTGTCTATGGCGTCAATGTAACGCGCGTTACCCGCCAAGGC
The nucleotide sequence above comes from Segatella oris. Encoded proteins:
- a CDS encoding putative transporter; translated protein: MNWLINLFTTTDSVAHIAMLYAIVISVGVLLGKVKVGGISLGVTFVLFAGIVAGHIGFTAPTNILSFIQDFGLILFVFCIGLQVGPGFFESFRKGGVTLNLLATAMILLNIGVMFVCYWVFFDTHNVDNLPMMVGTLYGAVTNTPGLGAANEALTSVFPQGHMPQIASGYACAYPLGVLGIIGATIAIRYITRVRLEKEEQNLAEQEDENPHAKPHQMHLKVSNAYIAGRSLLEISQFLNRDVICSRLLHDGEVTIPNRDTIFSLGDELLVVCTEGDAEAIKAFIGPEIDTPWHTEAETQPLISRRIVVTNPAMNGKTLGKMHFSSVYGVNVTRVTRQGMDLFASRNHHFQIGDRIMVVGPEDNVNRVAEMMGNSTKRLDAPNIGTIFIGIIIGILFGSIPIAIPGMPVPLKLGIAGGPLIIAILIGRFGYRFKLVTYTTTSANMMLREIGLVLFLASVGIKAGAGFWETVVQGDGLKYVYTGFFITIIPILIVGTIARLRYKFNYFTIMGMISGSYTDPPALAYANSICTREAPAIGYSTVYPLSMFLRIFTAQIVVLFCCGA